The DNA segment CACCATTTTGGAGCTTTGGTACAAATGTTGTATAAAGTCCAAATAATACTACTGGAACTACGAGGACAAACCAGCCGGTGTGAATGCTACGAACCTTTTTATATAAAAAAGGTATTAGAATTGCAGCAAGCATCGGGATGAAAATAAAGTAAACAAATGGCAAGTTAATCCTCCTTTTTTGAAAAACCACATTTTCTGAATAATTGATATCAAACTATACAAATTTTACTTTTGTAGTTGTGTCTAGTTAAAAGCGCCAGGAGCGCGCCCACATCATGGCGGAAGAAAAGAAAGATGTTTGTCTTTTATCCTCTGAGCACTGGCGGCGGACTAGAATTCCGCTTACGCTTCTCTATCATAAAGTCAATTATAGCTTAGATATCAAGTGATTGCATCGGATAGTCTTTACAACAAAGAGAGTTGTCACTTTGCTTTCTTTATATTGATAAATAGGAAGAGACCAATATTATTTATTGAATATGTCATGAAAATTTCACTTTTAAATAATAAAAAATGGGGCTGTCTAATAACTTCTCAATAAAAAATATGTGGAGAAAAATAAGTATATTTTCTGGCCCTACATTTAAACATTGTCAACAGTAATAATTGGCTGTTTTGCACATGAAAAACTTAAGGATGATTGGAGTGGAAGACGGCGAGAAAAACATGTGCTCCTGCGGTTACTCGTCGCAAAGCGTCCGTCTGTTTCTGCATCGCTTTGGTTGCTTCAAAACATGAAAGTGCGCTGCAACGGAAACCTACCTCTACTAAAAAGAAAAAGGGAACTGCCCTTTGTCATATATTATGACTTTTAGGACAGCTCCTTACTTTGTAGAAACCTTAAGCTTGTTGATGAGCTTCTTCGTTTAACAATACCTTTTCAAAATCTTGTTGTGGCTTTCTACGAATAAATGTTAGTACCAAATATGAAACTAAGAACAACACGCCTGTAACGTAGAACACGGAAGAAATACCGATGAAGCCACTAACAAGTCCACCAAACATAGGACCAACGATATTTCCAAAGAAGCGGAAGCTTGTATTATACCCCAACATTTCCCCTTGAATTTCGATTGGCGATTCACGTCTGACTAAGGCAGTAGTTACTGGAATTAATCCCCCAACGGCAATTCCGAATAATAAACGTAATCCAATCAACTGCCAAAGTTCAGTAACAAAAGCTTGAGGAATGATAAACAAAAAAGCCAAAATAAGTAGCATACTTAACACTTTCTCATAGCCAATCGTATCTCCAAGATGTCCCCATTTTCTTGCGAATAGTAAATTCCCAACACCAGCTGCACTAAATGTAACTCCAGCCAGCAATGCAATTTGAGAAGAATCGGTTAAACTTGATACATAAAGCGATAGTAGAGGTTGGATACTGAAATTACCTATTTGAATTAACGCTGTAATGATCATGATATTAAAGACTAATCGATGATGAATGATGCCTGATAAAACCGTTTTTCTAGAATATACATGTGCACCTACTACAGGTACCTTTTTAGTTTCTTTAATACCAAACAAAACAAGCAGTGCAGCGATTGCTATTACCACAGATGTGATGACAAATGTATATTGGAACCCGAATGAATCAGCGAGTAGACCACCAATAACGGGTCCAAAGAGAGTACCTGAAACACTCCCCATTTGAAGTGTGCCAAGTGTTTTTCCTGCCACTTCTTTCGCTGTTTGTGAACTAATAAAAGCAAGTGATGTGGGAATAAATCCTGTGACCACACCCATAAATAAACGTAAAAGGAATAAAGTTTCTACTGAATGAACAAAGCCCATCAGAAAAATACTAATCGATATACCAAATCCGGTAATGATTAATATCGGTTTATAACCGAAGCGATCTGCTATACGGCCCCATATGGGTGACATAAGGAATGCAGAGACGAATGTAATACCAAATATAAAGCCTGACCATTTTTGAACGTAAGAGTCAGAAAAATCACCCATTGTATTTATATAGAGTGACAAGAAAGGCATAATCATTGTTGCCGTTCCAGCCACTAGAAAGTTTGAAATCCACATTATATAAAAATTTCTTTTTTGATTATCCAAATAAAACACTTCTTTCGCTACCTTACACTAAAGGACTTATAATAATATATTATAAAACATTTCGCCTTACGAAGGAAGGGAGGCGACTTAATAACTGAAATTAATTACAGAATATGATAAACTATTTTAGGGTGAAATGAACATGAAAAAACGAGGATGGCTGTTATTGATTAGCTTGGTTGTCTTGTTAGCAGGTTGCGGCACTAAAAAGAGTGTCGAAGAAGAGAAGATAGAAAAACCTAATGAAGAAACACAACAAACTACTACAAAAAATGAAGGAGAGATTACTATGTATCCACAATTATCAAAAGAAGTTGCTTCAAACGAAGCGTTAGTCGTAATGAACACAACTATGGGTTCGATAAAAATTAAATTATTCCCGGAAGTTGCTCCTAAGACAGTAGAAAACTTTATTACACATGCAGAAAATGGTTATTATGACGACATCATTTTCCACCGTATTATTAAAGATTTCATGATTCAAGGTGGAGACCCTACTGGGACTGGTATGGGCGGAGAAAGCATCTACGGTAAAACCTTTGCAGATGAATTCTCTGATAAAGCATTTAACCTACGTGGTGCACTATCAATGGCAAATGCTGGTCCTGGAACAAATGGTAGTCAATTCTTTATCGTTCAAGCTAGCCGTGTAGATTCAAGCATGATAAGCCAATTGAAAAAAGCTGGATACCCAGAAGAAATTATTGAAGCATATACAACAAATGGTGGTACTCCTTGGTTAGACAATAAGCATACCGTTTTTGGACAAGTTATTGAAGGCTTAGAAATTGTTGATGAGATGACTACAGTAAAAAGAAATGGTAGCGACAAACCACTTGAAGACATCAAAATTGTATCAATAGAAGTTCTTCAGAAATAAGTTAGGAAGTGTTCTACGTGAACGCATGGATAGTCAACTTTTTGTACTTTCCTGATGATAAGTCTGCCTATATTCCTGCTGTTATTGAGTTTGCAATCTTTGCGGTCATCTGTGTTTTAGTGTTTCGTTGGATTGTTAGACATTCAAAAAAACAAGAAGAAAAGACTAGGGAATTAGAAGAACGTGTATTACGAGAACGGAAAATAGAGCAACAAAAAGATCAACAGTAAATAGAAAAGGCTTAACCAATGAAAATTGGTTAAGCCTTTTTTTATGAGATTAGAAATTAAAAGCTAGTTCGAACCTCTTTGCGCTTTTCTTATGCTAAAGCAGTGATGAACCGCAATACACCATCTTCAAGTGTGGATCGTGGGCAAGCCACATTCATTCTTAAGAAGCCACTACCAGTTTCACCATATTTTGAACCTGGCTCTAAGGCAAGTTTACCTTTATTTAATAGCAAATCCATTATTTCATTTTCTGAATACCCTGTACCTCTATAATCTATCCATAATAAATAAGTAGCTTGTGGTTTTTCAATTTTTAATCCTGGAACAGCTTTTGTCAATTTTTCAATGGCATAGTCGAGATTAGAAGAAAGAACTTTCAATAATTCATCTAACCAAGCTCCGCCATCTTCATACGCAGCTGTTAGAGCAACAGCTGCAAAAGAGCTAAGTTCCATTTGACCATGGGCAAGAGCATTTTCTTTTAGCTTTTCCCGTTTCTTAGAATCAGTCGCTATTATGACTGCGGCTTGAATTCCAGCTAAATTAAACGTTTTAGAAGGAGCTACACAAGTTATAATCCGATCTACTTCCTCCCTAGCCAAAGTAGCGAGAGGGATATGCTTATGTTTAGGAAACACTAAGTCGCTATGTATTTCATCTGACAAAATGAGGGTGTCGTATTTCGTACATAATCGAATGATTTCTTGTAAAGTCTCTTTTGGCCAAACCATGCCACCTGGATTATGTGGGTTACATAGAATAAATAACTTTACTCCTTGCTTTAACTGTTTTTCAAATGAAACAAAGTCTATTCTGTATTGACCTTTTTCTTCTATTAATGAGCTTTCCACCACTTGACGTCCTTGCTTTTGGGGGATAGAAAAAAACAGTTGATAAACAGGAGGGGTTATTAAAATAAGATCTCCTTTTTGAGTAAAAGATTCAATAACAGATGCAATTGCTGGGACCACGCCATGATGAAAAAGCATCCATTCGTTTTGGGTTTGCCAACCATGACGTTCTAAAAGCCAATTTTGCACAGCTGTTTTAGACCCTTCATCCATGTAGGAATAGCCAAAGATAGGATGCTTGATGCGTTCAAGTAATGCGTCAATTACGGCTTGTGGTGCGGCGAAGTCCATATCTGCAACCCACATTGGCAATATATCAGAAGCATCTTCAATTTTGTACACCTTATCCATGAAATCCCATTTTATGGAGTGGGAATCGCTCCTATCTATTACTTGTTTAAATGAAGTCATAGCAATTCCTTCTTTCCTTTTTAATAATATGTTATCATAGCCTTTATTAAAGAAAAGCAAATAGGTGAAAAATGATGGAAAACATCCAAATGAATCGTAAAGCAGTCATGTTACTTCAAACGTGGGATCCTTTTAAAATGGGATCTGATGCCTATGATACTGAAACAGCTGACGTAGTAGCAGCCCTTCAAGGAATTAATAACCCAACAGAACTAGCAAAATGTATTCAGAAAGTTTATGAGCATTCCTATGAACAATGGATTCCTATAGAACAATGCGTTCAAATTGCTTATAAATTAATTGCTGTTAAATTCGAAGCAAACTGCATCGTCTAATATTAAAATATATTTCTAACAAAAACAAAAAAGAGCATTTACCTAATTAGGTGAACGCTCTTTTTGTGTATTTATGAATTTTCTGGAAGTCCATCAGTCAGATTAGAAGCTGGAACTTCGAGTGCGTTTGATAACTTCAATATGTTCTGAACAGAAGGGACTTCTGTACCAGCTTCATATTTTTCTAATCTCGCGGTACCGATTCGTGTCTTTAATGACAAATCTTCTATGGAAATATTCTTTTCTTCTCGCAATAAGCGAATTTGAGTGTGAAAATCTTTTTTCATCTTTATGCACTCCTCCCATCAAAAATCTTATGCTAGTAACTATCTAATCATACCGCACAAATGTTAATTTTGTGAAATGTTTCATATTAATATCAGTTTATTAACCCTGTATAGCAGAGATGAGGGCATTGATAAAGACCACAATAATGGCCACTGGTGCTAAGTAACGAACGATAAAGTACCAAGTGTTAAAGGATAATGAGGAAATATTTAATTCCGTAAAGGTTTCATCTTTCTTCAATACGTACCCGGCGAAGATTGAAATCATCAAAGCTCCTAGAGGTAATCCGATACTACTCGTTATGAAATCTGCAGAGTCAAAGAACGTTTTTCCAAAGATTTTAATATCGGAAAATACGCCAAAAGATAAAGCACTTGGAATCCCTACTAAGAAAATCATCAAACCATAAATCCATGCAGCACTCTTACGTTTATCATATGCATTTTTAATACCTATGGATACAACAATTTCTAACATCGAAATAGAAGAAGTCAATGTTGCAAAAAGCAATAAGATAAAGAATAGGAGCATAAAGAATGCACCGAATGGTAATTGTTCGAAAACTGCTGGTAAAATGATAAATACAAGTCCAGGTCCTTCATTTGGCGAATAACCTAAAGCGAAAACAGCTGGGAAAATAACTAAACCAGCCATAATGGAAATCCCGATATTTAACATGGAAACGCTCAAAGCTGAATTGCCTAACCTTTGATCTTTAGGTAAGTAGGAAGCATAAGTCATCATTCCAGCAACACCCACACTAAGTGAAAAGAATGCTTGTCCTAATGCCAGTAACATGGTTTGTGCATTAAAGTAAGTCCAATCAGGCACAAACATAAACTTAACGCCTTCCCATGCGCCATCAAGTGTTAATGAACGAATAACTAACACGATGAAGAAAATTAGTAAGGCAGGCATCATGAGTCGACTTGCACGTTCAATTCCACCTTTAATTCCACCACGAACAATAATAATTGTCAAAATCATAAAAACAGCTTGTCCAATTAGAATTTCCCAAGGATTAGCAATAATCGATTCAAATAAATCTGCGTAATAACCTTCACCTTCATTATTAAATTTAAAGAGTAAAGCTCTTCCGAGATACGATAATATCCATCCACCAATGACACTGTAGAACGATAGAATAATAAATGAGAAAACGAATCCAGACCAGCCAATTAAGAACCATTTCTTCCCTGGTGCTAATTTTTTCAGTCCAGTTACCGCATCAGCTTGACCTTTTCGTCCTATAACAAATTCTGCTAACAGAATGGGTAAACCGATTAACAACGTGCTAATAATAAATAATAATACAAATACACTACCACCGTTTGTTCCTGCCATATATGGAAACTTCCATATTGCGCCAAGTCCAATCGCACTTCCCGCAGCTGCGAGGATGAAGCCAATCTTTGATGCAAAATGATCGCGCTTTGCCATATTAACCAACTCCTAAAATATTTAAAGATTTTTATAATGTTACACGACAGTTATTGAAAAGAATATAACTTTTTGAAACATTATGAGAAAAAGAAACGTATTACAAATATAGACAGCTAGGAGGGGGCTTCATGCAAGATACAAAAATGGATAATAGTGAACAAAATGGAAATCTAATTGTTTTTGGAGAATTAATTTATCTCCATCATCGAACGGTCGAGAAATACGCCTTTCAATGTGGAGTAAAAGCAGAAGACATTCATAGTGTGACCCAGGAAGTTTTTATTAATTTAAATAAAAAATCAGATGAATTTCAAAATTCTCATTTTCTGACGTGGTTATTCAAAATAACATTAAAAGCCTCTCGTGATTACCATAATAGAGAAAAACGAGTAAAAGACGAAGTGCCAGAATTGCAGGGGGATTTACCTGGACAATCAACTCGATTACCTCAATCAAGGATTTTACTATTTGACGAAGATAGAGAACTACACGATGCACTTCAACTAGTAGTAGAGACCTACAGAAATCCATTTATCTTGTTTTATTTCCAT comes from the Paenisporosarcina antarctica genome and includes:
- a CDS encoding MFS transporter, with amino-acid sequence MDNQKRNFYIMWISNFLVAGTATMIMPFLSLYINTMGDFSDSYVQKWSGFIFGITFVSAFLMSPIWGRIADRFGYKPILIITGFGISISIFLMGFVHSVETLFLLRLFMGVVTGFIPTSLAFISSQTAKEVAGKTLGTLQMGSVSGTLFGPVIGGLLADSFGFQYTFVITSVVIAIAALLVLFGIKETKKVPVVGAHVYSRKTVLSGIIHHRLVFNIMIITALIQIGNFSIQPLLSLYVSSLTDSSQIALLAGVTFSAAGVGNLLFARKWGHLGDTIGYEKVLSMLLILAFLFIIPQAFVTELWQLIGLRLLFGIAVGGLIPVTTALVRRESPIEIQGEMLGYNTSFRFFGNIVGPMFGGLVSGFIGISSVFYVTGVLFLVSYLVLTFIRRKPQQDFEKVLLNEEAHQQA
- a CDS encoding peptidylprolyl isomerase, whose protein sequence is MKKRGWLLLISLVVLLAGCGTKKSVEEEKIEKPNEETQQTTTKNEGEITMYPQLSKEVASNEALVVMNTTMGSIKIKLFPEVAPKTVENFITHAENGYYDDIIFHRIIKDFMIQGGDPTGTGMGGESIYGKTFADEFSDKAFNLRGALSMANAGPGTNGSQFFIVQASRVDSSMISQLKKAGYPEEIIEAYTTNGGTPWLDNKHTVFGQVIEGLEIVDEMTTVKRNGSDKPLEDIKIVSIEVLQK
- a CDS encoding MalY/PatB family protein — protein: MTSFKQVIDRSDSHSIKWDFMDKVYKIEDASDILPMWVADMDFAAPQAVIDALLERIKHPIFGYSYMDEGSKTAVQNWLLERHGWQTQNEWMLFHHGVVPAIASVIESFTQKGDLILITPPVYQLFFSIPQKQGRQVVESSLIEEKGQYRIDFVSFEKQLKQGVKLFILCNPHNPGGMVWPKETLQEIIRLCTKYDTLILSDEIHSDLVFPKHKHIPLATLAREEVDRIITCVAPSKTFNLAGIQAAVIIATDSKKREKLKENALAHGQMELSSFAAVALTAAYEDGGAWLDELLKVLSSNLDYAIEKLTKAVPGLKIEKPQATYLLWIDYRGTGYSENEIMDLLLNKGKLALEPGSKYGETGSGFLRMNVACPRSTLEDGVLRFITALA
- a CDS encoding DUF1871 family protein codes for the protein MENIQMNRKAVMLLQTWDPFKMGSDAYDTETADVVAALQGINNPTELAKCIQKVYEHSYEQWIPIEQCVQIAYKLIAVKFEANCIV
- a CDS encoding helix-turn-helix domain-containing protein, whose product is MKKDFHTQIRLLREEKNISIEDLSLKTRIGTARLEKYEAGTEVPSVQNILKLSNALEVPASNLTDGLPENS
- a CDS encoding sodium-dependent transporter — encoded protein: MAKRDHFASKIGFILAAAGSAIGLGAIWKFPYMAGTNGGSVFVLLFIISTLLIGLPILLAEFVIGRKGQADAVTGLKKLAPGKKWFLIGWSGFVFSFIILSFYSVIGGWILSYLGRALLFKFNNEGEGYYADLFESIIANPWEILIGQAVFMILTIIIVRGGIKGGIERASRLMMPALLIFFIVLVIRSLTLDGAWEGVKFMFVPDWTYFNAQTMLLALGQAFFSLSVGVAGMMTYASYLPKDQRLGNSALSVSMLNIGISIMAGLVIFPAVFALGYSPNEGPGLVFIILPAVFEQLPFGAFFMLLFFILLLFATLTSSISMLEIVVSIGIKNAYDKRKSAAWIYGLMIFLVGIPSALSFGVFSDIKIFGKTFFDSADFITSSIGLPLGALMISIFAGYVLKKDETFTELNISSLSFNTWYFIVRYLAPVAIIVVFINALISAIQG